From one Dysidea avara chromosome 9, odDysAvar1.4, whole genome shotgun sequence genomic stretch:
- the LOC136267695 gene encoding uncharacterized protein, producing MDDSEDGSNHDTDDCTVISNDANGALEMEEIVSYLEGAGTNYKDFLTTSVKPPVQPRGGTLILFDLGPDESQWESNKKKLRCDQYRWVHKGTRTFDRGNYSVKKKTGAIDVAGIEKQTGDNSFKRLEYWGIGSSYLIHYLGDHNAFVPCAHRNSKKSTKPFVRSAPHIKEKVTNKGPMMSAQKVYQQLVNEDEGGPRHVINTPRDQNQIKNFQKDENRQFWISHDGIYNTYQLCFQLQLKDRKGEPQNFLRNFQVYPTVCVHMVPHPLLENLEMLLKVSTTPVTLHYDTVFNMGDFYLSTLVFQNAIFKKDPITPVAFFIHSRRFQEDHMLFMKTIRKSLPLLASKKILMVTDREFDFSDVFPMCLNVFCWNHLERDLHFYLKNSANCKPSEISYYANSFKALMIEENEDDFDSSWSITKASFMNPTVLRYFEQKLLPAFKEHSSIWKLREMGVSDPENGLTNNPSESMNAVLHNLQQWKQVPLDVICVSLFHLSSYYQREIIRAYHLCGSWQLKEELSYLQRDASLMPFLPKAIDPKEIVAKARDRILPSYEEASPCSFRDDTTASVSSDKATCKLNSQLALAREAVHDKRVGLTEMGCWIVRGADNETPYAVRLFPKETCSCPSVKKCYHIIACKLMIGQDISDHTKPNMTLFTQRVRQKNKERPSGRKPPRKRDFDQVAANNVNDSEGEGETVHNSHQSMEQKDGRNIGTDNTAAGKTNHVVSQPSKKHRCASIAEPSQPTTCTEATPDLDESITENVENEDVNTNSNVEDHEDRNCILNNSNGSNHNISRRLSDYVSHTCLASEDLKRFTRVSESPYTSRILRERMSNVSASRDFACCDSTKFKWSSILKKLQKMYPKTLLCPHVCRISLKEQIADLVVGKIVVVQTMRNNQVAFLRRLPDENNVPAVQVICTYDKPDIMELNYHAGTACRSLAHAVLTVYTGVKCCKPNDADAVTAVLLIATCLDENLDLARAYVNLQDTSQYLHSFLSLKAPDVGTVHLSMQQKQFCQTTIDHVNLYCFCQTPWIDGSTSRVIYGDHQKEYKAYQCSRCEDWFHKACLNALGIPIPTRKSDFICSRCIIPATIQWHHREFTNTCTSDNFLTIFMLYCLQYPNFTENLGTDDMENTLKACITLMKRKNIEEAKSLALKAAHSRLNFTKADNEKIDCFGTEENAFLCLISHVWKLQVSQQCKSQYCPANNPVKTGYQTTFSLPPTLCPSNVQRIFPVPGDDMGYCGSEFPKKPPRKAPYILSDRINTTETIKTQNSREKFYSCNGKPRVLSSGFMNKHPWLLPISIESLSLHQINWMPLSITVYNYCYQLGGCTINTGGHFVSIVLWHGRPYFYDGMKSTNQQRFIKYNHEMVLNLENCTGSYAYYFLFSK from the exons ATGGATGACTCAGAAGATGGCTCGAATCACGACACAGATGACTGCACAGTGATTTCAAATGATGCCAATGGTGCCCTCGAAATGGAGGAGATTGTATCCTATTTAGAAGGAGCTGGAACCAACTACAAAGATTTTTTGACCACATCTGTCAAGCCACCCGTGCAACCCCGAGGAGGAACACTGATATTGTTTGATTTAGGCCCAGATGAATCTCAATGGGAGAGCAACAAAAAGAAGCTAAG ATGTGACCAATATAGATGGGTCCATAAAGGCACTAGGACTTTTGACCGTGGGAATTATTCTGTGAAGAAGAAGACTGGAGCTATTGATGTAGCAGGGATAGAAAAGCAAACTGGTGATAACTCCTTCAAGCGGTTGGAATATTGGGGTATTGGCTCAAGCTATTTAATTCACTATCTGGGAGATCACAATGCATTTGTACCATGTGCACACCGGAACAGCAAGAAAAGTACCAAACCATTTGTACGGTCAGCACCTCACATTAAGGAAAAG GTTACTAATAAAGGACCAATGATGTCAGCACAGAAAGTTTATCAACAGTTAGTCAATGAAGATGAAGGTGGGCCTAGACATGTCATCAACACACCTAGAGACCAGAATCAAATCAAAAACTTCCAGAAAGATGAGAATCGCCAGTTCTGGATTTCACAtgatggtatttacaacacataCCAACTATGTTTCCAGCTGCAACTGAAAGATCGTAAGGGAGAGCCCCAAAATTTTCTTCGAAATTTTCAAGTGTACCCAACAGTCTGTGTTCACATGGTACCACATCCTCTCTTGGAGAATTTAGAGATGCTTCTGAAAGTTTCCACGACCCCTGTAACCCTGCATTATGACACTGTTTTCAACATGGGAGATTTCTATCTGTCTACTCTAGTTTTccaaaatgctattttcaagaAAGATCCTATCACACCAGTGGCTTTCTTTATCCATTCCAGGAGGTTTCAGGAAGACCACATGCTGTTTATGAAAACCATAAGAAAGTCACTACCTCTGCTTGCTTCAAAGAAGATTCTAATGGTTACTGAtcgagaatttgatttttctgaTGTGTTTCCAATGTGTCTGAATGTTTTTTGTTGGAACCATCTAGAACGTGATTTGCATTTTTACTTGAAGAATTCAGCCAATTGTAAGCCATCTGAGATTAGTTATTATGCCAACAGTTTCAAAGCTTTGATGATTGAAGAAAATGAAGATGATTTCGACAGTTCCTGGAGCATCACCAAGGCTTCCTTTATGAATCCAACTGTTCTGAGATATTTTGAACAAAAGCTTTTGCCAGCGTTTAAGGAGCATTCATCCATTTGGAAACTTAGAGAAATGGGGGTTTCTGATCCAGAGAATGGGCTAACAAATAATCCATCTGAATCCATGAATGCTGTTCTCCACAATCTGCAGCAATGGAAACAAGTTCCCCTTGATGTTATCTGTGTATctctatttcatctttcaagctATTACCAGCGAGAAATTATTAGGGCTTACCATCTTTGTGGTTCATGGCAATTGAAAGAAGAACTCTCTTACTTGCAGCGAGATGCCAGTCTAATGCCATTCTTGCCAAAAGCAATAGACCCCAAAGAAATTGTGGCCAAAGCCAGGGATAGAATTTTACCATCTTATGAAGAAGCCAGCCCTTGCTCTTTTCGTGATGACACTACTGCTTCAGTATCCAGTGACAAAGCCACTTGTAAGCTAAACAGTCAGCTAGCATTGGCACGAGAAGCAGTTCATGACAAGCGAGTTGGTTTGACTGAAATGGGATGTTGGATTGTAAGAGGTGCAGATAATGAGACACCGTATGCTGTCCGACTGTTTCCAAAAGAGACTTGCTCCTGTCCTTCAGTGAAAAAATGTTACCACATAATTGCCTGCAAGCTAATGATAGGGCAGGACATCAGTGACCACACCAAGCCTAATATGACACTGTTTACTCAGAGGGTGAGACAGAAGAACAAAGAAAGACCTTCTGGTAGAAAACCTCCAAGAAAAAGAGATTTTGACCAGGTTGCTGCTAATA ATGTCAATGACAGTGAAGGTGAAGGTGAAACAGTTCACAATAGCCATCAATCAATGGAACAAAAGGATGGCCGCAATATAG GCACAGACAATACTGCAGCTGGAAAAACCAATCACGTTGTTAGCCAACCTTCTAAGAAACACCGATGTGCTTCCATAGCAG AACCAAGTCAACCAACCACCTGCACTGAGGCAACTCCTGATCTTGATGAAAGTATTACTGAAAATGTGGAGAATGAAG ATGTCAACACCAACTCAAATGTGGAAGATCATGAAGATCGGAACTGTATCTTGAATAATTCTAATG GCAGCAATCACAACATAAGCAGACGGCTTAGTGACTATGTTTCACACACTTGTTTGGCATCTGAAG ATCTTAAAAGATTTACCAGAGTGAGTGAGTCACCTTATACTTCAAGAATATTACGGGAAAGGATGAGCAATGTTTCAGCTTCCAGAGACTTTGCCTGTTGCGATTCTACCAAGTTTAAGTGGTCTAGTATTCTGAAAAAGTTGCAGAAGATGTATCCTAAAACACTTCTTTGTCCACATGTCTGTAGAATAAGCTTGAAAGAG caaattGCTGATTTAGTGGTGGGAAAGATAGTAGTTGTCCAGACTATGAGAAATAACCAAGTTGCATTTCTTAGACGGCTTCCTGATGAGAATAATGTACCAGCAGTTCAG gtgatttgtacataTGATAAACCAGACATCATGGAATTGAATTATCATGCTGGGACAGCTTGTCGTTCACTTGCTCATGCAGTTTTAACTGTCTACACTGGAGTGAAATGCTGTAAACCAAATGATGCCGATGCAGTTACAGCAGTGCTTCTCATTGCGACATGCCTGGATGAGAATTTGGACCTAGCTAGAGCTTATGTGAATCTTCAAGACACATCACAATACCTCCACAGCTTCCTAAGCTTGAAAGCTCCAGATGTTGGCACAGTACACctatctatgcaacaaaaacagTTCTGCCAGACTACAATAGATCATGTTAATCTCTACTGTTTCTGCCAGACTCCTTGGATTGATGGGTCTACATCAAGAGTAATTTATGGAGATCACCAAAAGGAGTATAAAGCGTATCAATGCAGCAGATGCGAAGACTGGTTTCATAAAGCCTGCCTGAATGCTCTTGGCATACCAATACCTACACGCAAAAGTGATTTTATTTGCAGTAGATGTATCATACCAGCAACTATTCAATGGCACCATCGAGAATTCACCAACACATGTACATCAGACAACTTTCTGACCATCTTTATGTTGTACTGCCTACAATACCCAAACTTCACAGAAAACCTTGGCACTGATGACATGGAAAACACCTTGAAGGCTTGTATCACATTGATGAAAAGAAAAAACATCGAAGAAGCAAAGTCACTTGCTCTGAAAGCAGCACACAGTAGACTCAATTTCACCAAAGCTGATAATGAAAAGATCGATTGCTTTGGAACGGAAGAGAATGCTTTTCTGTGTTTAATCTCACATGTATGGAAACTGCAGGTGTCGCAGCAATGCAAATCTCAATACTGTCCAGCCAACAACCCAGTGAAAACAGGCTACCAAACAACATTCTCATTGCCTCCGACTCTGTGTCCATCCAATGTTCAGAGAATCTTTCCAGTTCCAGGAGATGACATGGGATACTGTGGATCCGAGTTCCCTAAGAAACCACCTCGGAAAGCTCCTTATATTCTCAGTGACAGGATTAATACCACAGAAACTatcaaaacacaaaacagtagAGAGAAATTCTATTCCTGCAATGGAAAACCAAGAGTCCTTTCATCTGGTTTCATGAACAAGCATCCATGGCTGCTTCCTATTAGCATCGAATCTCTCAGCCTTCATCAGATCAACTGGATGCCACTGTCCATCACTGTTTACAATTATTGTTACCAACTTGGTGGTTGCACGATCAACACTGGAGGCCACTTTGTTTCAATTGTGTTGTGGCATGGACGACCATACTTTTATGATGGCATGAAATCAACCAACCAACAGCGTTTCATTAAATATAACCATGAAATGGTTTTAAACTTAGAAAACTGCACAGGATCATATGCATATTATTTTCTGTTTAGCAAGTAA
- the LOC136265541 gene encoding receptor-type tyrosine-protein phosphatase alpha-like, protein MLGPVETKSLPLVNIKEQEVKTSVGQPTTLYIEARGNPPPEISWTKNGLPVNDPLLQNGSLYIHSTTHSDQGTYTVTATSDEGSTSEAIKLLVLNPQYVPSNRYKPIKVENFAEHLAMLHSSMNQQFTTDYDSLVVQNDFSFNGAKLEINVMKNRYKNILPYDHARVPLTLQDKLAGTDYINASFIDGYNERKAYIACQGPMASTMAEFWRMIWEQNVTTIVMVTNLTEEGKPKCQQYWPEDVNKSCTYGNISVTLIQEEVLAEYTIRTLAVKMIEASSEAKSVNLEVQHFHFTVWPDHGVPKYPTALLSFQKRVNKHHKRKRGSPLVVHCSAGVGRTGTFITIDMELQHIKHEAIVDVYNTVHKLRFRRSFTVQTLAQYVFIFDALMESIMCGDNSIAAPAKSAKLRLEELAKVNPATKLSGYESQFRKLQAASPKESDFQYICANLPENRHKNRSIKHLAPDNSRVYINTAGYNSDYICASYIDGYRHRKAFLATEGPMNSTVIDFWGMIWDKSSHAIVMLSLLEENGKETSVKYWPDKGETLQFGPFVIETTNESKSDKYFARRIMQVKNTSSKDSTPRTINQFQYLCWPDHSCPSEASSIMDMVEIVETVQRKSKNGPITVHCSDGLGRTGTFCALMQCYDRFKTEHMADVFYAIKTMRAQRPGMVENTAQYEFIHKTLKETMDRLETYSNF, encoded by the exons ATGCTAGGACCAGTTGAGACTAAATCAT TACCACTTGTTAATATCAAAGAACAAGAAGTGAAGACATCAGTTGGACAACCAACCACATTGTACATTGAGGCACGTGGTAATCCTCCACCAGAGATCAGTTGGACTAAGAATGGATTGCCAGTCAATGACCCACTACTACAGAATGGTTCACtatacatacacagtaccaCTCACAGTGACCAGGGAACCTACACTGTAACTGCCACTAGTGATGAGGGGTCAACCAGTGAAGCCATTAAACTGTTGGTCCTTAATCCACAATATGTGCCTT ctaATAGGTACAAGCCAATTAAAGTGGAGAACTTTGCTGAGCATCTCGCCATGTTACACTCATCAATGAACCAACAGTTTACTACTGATTATGACTCACTTGTGGTGCAAAATGACTTTTCCTTTAATGGAGCAAAATTAGAAATCAATGTGATGAAGAATCGTTACAAGAATATTTTACCCT ATGATCACGCACGAGTGCCACTAACCTTACAAGACAAACTTGCTGGAACTGACTACATTAATGCTTCTTTTATTGAT GGTTACAATGAGAGGAAGGCTTACATAGCTTGTCAAGGTCCCATGGCCTCCACTATGGCTGAGTTTTGGAGGATGATATGGGAACAGAATGTGACTACCATTGTCATGGTGACTAACCTCACAGAGGAAGGAAAA CCAAAATGTCAGCAGTACTGGCCAGAAGATGTGAATAAATCCTGTACTTATGGGAACATTTCAGTGACATTGATACAGGAAGAGGTACTAGCTGAATACACCATCAGAACACTGGCTGTGAAAATG ATTGAGGCTAGTTCCGAGGCAAAATCTGTCAATCTTGAAGTTCAGCATTTCCACTTTACAGTCTGGCCAGATCATGGTGTGCCCAAATATCCCACAGCACTTCTGTCATTTCAGAAGAGGGTTAATAAACACCACAAACGTAAACGTGGTAGCCCCCTCGTTGTTCACTGCAG TGCTGGGGTAGGACGGACTGGAACATTCATTACTATTGATATGGAGTTGCAACATATCAAACATGAGGCAATTGTGGATGTGTACAACACTGTACACAAGCTGAGGTTTAGGAGGAGCTTTACTGTTCAGACACTG GCTCAATATGTTTTTATATTTGATGCTCTGATGGAGTCCATTATGTGTGGAGATAACTCTATTGCAGCTCCTGCTAAGAGTGCAAAGTTGAGGTTAGAGGAGTTGGCTAAGGTGAACCCTGCTACCAAGCTATCAGGATATGAGTCTCAGTTCAGG AAACTACAAGCAGCCAGTCCTAAAGAGTCAGATTTCCAGTACATTTGTGCCAATCTTCCTGAGAATAGGCACAAGAACCGATCAATAAAGCATTTGGCAC CGGACAATTCACGAGTTTACATCAACACTGCTGGATACAATTCTGACTATATCTGTGCTAGCTACATTGAT GGATATCGTCATCGTAAAGCATTCTTGGCTACTGAAGGACCAATGAATTCAACTGTGATTGATTTCTGGGGGATGATATGGGATAAAAGTTCTCATGCAATTGTCATGTTGAGCTTGTTGGAAGAGAATGGAAAG GAGACATCTGTGAAGTATTGGCCTGACAAAGGAGAAACCCTTCAATTTGGACCATTTGTAATTGAGACAACTAATGAGTCAAAATCTGACAAGTACTTTGCACGACGCATTATGCAAGTTAAGAACACATCATCTAAA GACTCAACTCCTCGGACCATTAACCAATTCCAGTACTTGTGCTGGCCAGACCACTCCTGTCCATCAGAGGCTTCCTCCATCATGGATATGGTTGAGATAGTTGAAACTGTACAACGTAAGAGTAAGAATGGACCCATCACTGTCCACTGCAG
- the LOC136267696 gene encoding uncharacterized protein has product MFTLNCIATNDPQSPNNITFEWFKDGIKQNDSTGIKSKMLDVSTSQLVIDEPNSDQHSGNYSCGAYNNQSSNIVYTNTTVIIEIADIRNSKIEMLVEPRSVNKSYFTSEIQLPELDISYRAISHLSVVVTTNNETTPSQIPDSDLVSYGDLGSFSALAGYGGIVGDKSSIMYVAAVLNGDLGKMLVLGNESISRVGDKEYYNAPLDRRCTYYTFVRAYADNHNATLIHFLSHPLVVEVVQEEVVL; this is encoded by the exons ATGTTTACTTTGAATTGTATTGCTACTAATGATCCTCAATCACCTAACAATATAACTTTTGAGTGGTTTAAAGATGGAATTAAGCAGAATGATTCTACTGGAATAAAAAGCAAAATGCTTGATGTCAGCACTTCTCAACTAGTCATAGATGAGCCAAACTCTGATCAACATAGTGGAAACTACTCTTGTGGAGCGTACAACAATCAGTCATCCAACATAGTGTATACAAACACAACAGTTATAATTGAAA TTGCAGATATTAGAAACTCCAAGATTGAAATGCTTGTTGAACCACGTAGTGTTAACAAGTCATACTTCACTTCAGAAATTCAACTTCCTGAACTTGATATTTCttatagagcaatcag TCATTTGTCTGTTGTTGTAACAACAAATAATGAGACTACACCATCTCAAATACCAGACAGTGACCTTGTCAGTTATGGTGACCTTGGTAGTTTTAGTGCACTCGCCGGTTATGGTGGCATTGTTGGTGACAAGTCATCTATAATGTATGTGGCAGCTGTTTTGAATGGAGACCTAGGGAAGATGTTAGTATTAGGAAATGAGAGTATCAGTAGAGTTGGTGATAAGGAATATTACAATGCTCCACTTGATAGACGatgtacatactacacattTGTTAGAGCATATGCTGACAATCACAATGCTACA TTAATA CACTTCCTGTCTCATCCTCTGGTGGTGGAGGTAGTTCAGGAGGAGGTGGTGCTATAA